In the genome of Chelmon rostratus isolate fCheRos1 chromosome 24, fCheRos1.pri, whole genome shotgun sequence, one region contains:
- the LOC121627187 gene encoding mitogen-activated protein kinase kinase kinase kinase 4-like isoform X15 codes for MANDSPAKSLVDIDLASLRDPAGIFELVEVVGNGTYGQVYKGRHVKTGQLAAIKVMDVTEDEEEEIKLEINMLKKYSHHRNIATYYGAFIKKSPPGHDDQLWLVMEFCGAGSITDLVKNTKGNQLKEDWIAYISREILRGLAHLHAHHVIHRDIKGQNVLLTENAEVKLVDFGVSAQLDRTVGRRNTFIGTPYWMAPEVIACDENPDATYDYRSDLWSCGITAIEMAEGAPPLCDMHPMRALFLIPRNPPPRLKSKKWSKKFFSFIEGCLVKNYTQRPPTEQLLKHPFIRDQPNERQVRIQLKDHIDRTKKKRGEKDETEYEYSGSEEEEEDPPEQEGEPSSIVNVPGESTLRRDFIRLQQENKERSEALRRQQLLQEQQLREQEEYKRQLLAERQKRIEQQKEQRRRLEEQQRREREMRRQQEREQRRREQEEKRRIEEMDRRRKEEEERRRAEDEKRRNDREQEYIRRQLEEEQRHLEMLQEQLLREQAMLLADERYRKNIQGSPQTAPPPKQPPLPPRSSEPFSNGSSASEASAMHRPMEPQVPVRTTSRSPVLSRRESPLPSQPGNQGGQRNAGGNVEQRPLWDRVEKLQPRPGSGSSSGSSNSSSQASPGDRFRPRSSSKSEGSPLQRPDNVPKKQDEKNLARPTRPADLTALAKELRAVDDVRPHHKVTDYSSSSEESGTTDEEDDEEVDQEAGEESTSGAEDSRAGYPHGFCRRLSNGETESARTMLVEDSESEQAITPSKDGTLVIRQSQSESNSMSKHKSSSSFTPFIDPRLLQISPSSGSSLNNMAGFGQDGRLADPLRSDPSRKGSVVNVNPVNTRPPSDTPEIRKYKKRFNSEILCAALWGVNLLVGTESGLMLLDRSGQGKVYPLINRRRIQQMDVLEGLNVLVTISGKKNKLRVYYLSWLRNKILHNDPEVEKKQGWVNVGDLEGCVHYKVVKYERIKFLVLALKNAVEVYAWAPKPYHKFMAFKSFGDLVHKPLLVDLTVEEGQRLKVIYGSCSGFHAVDVDSGAVYDIYLPTHIQTSIQCHAIIILPNTDGIELLVCYEDEGVYVNTYGRITKDVVLQWGEMPTSVAYIRSNQIMGWGEKAIEIRSVETGHLDGVFMHKRAQRLKFLCERNDKVFFASVRPGGASQVYFMTLGRTSLMSW; via the exons ATGGCGAACGACTCTCCAGCTAAAAGTCTGGTAGACATAGACTTGGCTTCGTTGCGG gATCCAGCTGGGATATTTGAATTGGTGGAGGTAGTTGGAAATGGCACCTATGGACAAGTATACAAG GGGCGTCATGTCAAGACTGGACAGCTGGCTGCCATCAAAGTCATGGACGTCACAGAG gatgaagaggaggaaattaAACTGGAGATCAATATGTTGAAGAAGTATTCCCACCACCGAAACATAGCCACCTACTATGGTGCTTTCATTAAAAAGAGCCCCCCGGGACACGATGACCAGCTATGG TTGGTGATGGAGTTCTGTGGAGCTGGTTCGATCACAGACCTGGTGAAGAACACCAAGGGGAACCAGCTGAAGGAAGACTGGATCGCCTACATCTCCAGAGAGATCCTAAGG gGCCTTGCCCACCTACATGCCCACCACGTCATCCACCGTGACATCAAGGGCCAGAACGTCCTGTTGACTGAGAATGCCGAAGTCAAACTAG TTGACTTTGGCGTGAGTGCTCAGCTGGACAGGACAGTGGGGAGGAGGAACACCTTCATTGGCACCCCTTATTGGATGGCCCCTGAGGTCATTGCTTGTGACGAGAACCCAGACGCCACATATGATTACAGA AGTGATCTGTGGTCTTGTGGTATCACAGCTATTGAAATGGCTGAAGGAGCACCAC CACTTTGTGACATGCACCCAATGCGTGCACTCTTCCTCATTCCAAGAAACCCTCCTCCCCGGCTCAAATCTAAAAAATG GTCCAAAAAGTTTTTTAGTTTCATCGAGGGCTGTCTGGTGAAGAACTACACGCAGCGCCCCCcgacagagcagctgctgaagcaCCCCTTCATCCGAGACCAGCCCAACGAGAGGCAAGTCCGCATTCAGCTCAAAGACCACATCGACCGCaccaagaagaagagaggagagaagg ATGAGACAGAGTATGAGTACAGTggcagtgaagaggaggaagaggatccTCCAGAGCAGGAGGGGGAACCCAG CTCCATTGTCAATGTGCCAGGTGAGTCAACTCTGCGCCGCGACTTCATCCGCCTGCAGCAGGAGAACAAGGAGCGATCAGAGGCCCTCCGTcgccagcagctcctccaggagCAGCAGCTCCGGGAGCAGGAGGAGTACAAGCGCCAACTTCTGGCCGAGAGGCAGAAGCGCATTGAGCAacagaaggagcagaggaggcggCTGGAGGAG CAACAGCGACGCGAGCGGGAGATGAGGAGGCAACAGGAGCGCGAGCAGCGTCGTCGTGAGCAAGAGGAGAAGAGGCGTATTGAGGAGATGGATCGTCGACGtaaagaagaggaggaacgCCGGAGGGCAGAGGATGAGAAGAGAAGGAACGATCGTGAACAG GAGTACATCAGGcgtcagctggaggaggagcagagacacctggagatgctgcaggagcagctgctcCGTGAACAGGCCATGCTGCTG GCCGACGAGCGGTACCGTAAGAACATTCAGGGCTCCCCTCAGACTGCCCCTCCTCCCAAGCAGCCCCCTCTGCCTCCCCGCTCCTCTGAACCGTTCTCCAATGGTAGCTCCGCCTCCGAGGCCTCCGCCATGCACCGGCCAATGGAGCCTCAG GTCCCGGTAAGGACAACATCCAGGTCTCCAGTGCTGTCGCGCCGTGAGTCCCCTCTGCCATCACAACCCGGCAACCAGGGCGGACAGAGGAACGCTGGCGG TAATGTGGAGCAGCGCCCACTGTGGGACCGCGTGGAGAAGCTGCAGCCTCGGCCAGGCAGCGGCAGCTCCTCCGGCTCCTCCAACTCCAGCTCCCAGGCCAGTCCTGGTGACCGCTTCAGGCCACGCT CTTCCTCCAAATCTGAAGGGTCGCCACTCCAGCGGCCCGACAATGTTcccaaaaaacaagatgaaaagaaCCTCGCCAGACCTACTCGACCAGCT GACCTGACAGCTCTGGCCAAGGAGCTTCGTGCAGTAGACGACGTGAGGCCTCACCACAAGGTCACGGACTACTCCTCATCAAGCGAGGAGTCGGGCACCACTGACGAGGAAGACGATGAGGAGGTGGACCAGGAGGCGGGAGAGGAATCCACCTCTGGAGCCGAGGACTCCAGGGCTGG ATATCCCCATGGCTTCTGCAGGAGGCTGAGTAACGGGGAGACGGAGTCTGCTAGGACTATGCTGGTTGAGGACTCAGAGAGCGAGCAAGCCATTACGCCCTCCAAGGATGGCACGCTGGTCATCAGACAG TCCCAGTCAGAGAGCAACTCCATGTCCAAACACaagtcttcctcttccttcaccCCCTTCATCGACCCCCGTCTTCTCCAGATCTCTCCATCCAGTGGCAGCTCCCTCAACAACATGG CAGGATTTGGGCAGGACGGACGGCTGGCGGACCCTCTGAGGTCCGACCCTTCCCGTAAAGGCTCAGTGGTCAACGTCAACCCAGTCAACACGCGCCCGCCCAGCGACACACCTGAGATTCGCAAGTACAAGAAGAGGTTCAACTCTGAGATTCTGTGTGCTGCACTGTGGG GAGTGAACCTGCTGGTGGGGACAGAGAGCGGTCTGATGCTGCTGGATCGAAGCGGTCAGGGGAAGGTCTACCCGCTGATCAACAGACGACGCATCCAGCAAATGGATGTCCTGGAGGGACTCAATGTCTTGGTCACCATATCAG GTAAAAAGAACAAGCTGCGAGTGTATTACCTGTCGTGGCTGAGAAACAAAATTTTGCACAATGACCCTGAGGTGGAGAAGAAGCAGGGTTGGGTTAACGTGGGCGACCTGGAGGGTTGCGTCCACTACAAAGTTG tgaaataTGAAAGGATTAAGTTCTTGGTGCTGGCCTTGAAGAACGCTGTGGAGGTGTACGCCTGGGCGCCCAAACCCTACCACAAATTCATGGCCTTCAAG TCTTTTGGTGACCTGGTGCACAAGCCTCTGCTGGTTGACCTGACAGTGGAGGAAGGTCAGAGGTTAAAGGTCATCTACGGCTCCTGCTCAGGCTTCCATGCCGTGGATGTGGACTCCGGTGCCGTCTACGACATCTACCTGCCCACACAC ATCCAGACCAGCATTCAGTGCCACGCCATCATCATCTTGCCCAACACTGACGGGATCGAGCTGCTGGTGTGTTACGAGGACGAGGGCGTCTACGTCAACACCTACGGACGCATCACCAAGGACGTGGTGCTGCAGTGGGGAGAGATGCCAACTTCAGTGG CCTACATTAGGTCAAACCAGATCATGGGCTGGGGTGAGAAGGCCATAGAGATCCGCTCAGTGGAGACGGGCCACCTGGACGGCGTCTTCATGCACAAGAGAGCCCAGAGACTCAAGTTCCTTTGTGAGAGGAATGACAAG GTCTTCTTCGCCTCTGTGCGCCCCGGAGGTGCCAGCCAGGTGTACTTTATGACCCTGGGACGCACTTCTCTTATGAGCTGGTAG
- the LOC121627187 gene encoding mitogen-activated protein kinase kinase kinase kinase 4-like isoform X3, with the protein MANDSPAKSLVDIDLASLRDPAGIFELVEVVGNGTYGQVYKGRHVKTGQLAAIKVMDVTEDEEEEIKLEINMLKKYSHHRNIATYYGAFIKKSPPGHDDQLWLVMEFCGAGSITDLVKNTKGNQLKEDWIAYISREILRGLAHLHAHHVIHRDIKGQNVLLTENAEVKLVDFGVSAQLDRTVGRRNTFIGTPYWMAPEVIACDENPDATYDYRSDLWSCGITAIEMAEGAPPLCDMHPMRALFLIPRNPPPRLKSKKWSKKFFSFIEGCLVKNYTQRPPTEQLLKHPFIRDQPNERQVRIQLKDHIDRTKKKRGEKDETEYEYSGSEEEEEDPPEQEGEPSSIVNVPGESTLRRDFIRLQQENKERSEALRRQQLLQEQQLREQEEYKRQLLAERQKRIEQQKEQRRRLEEQQRREREMRRQQEREQRRREQEEKRRIEEMDRRRKEEEERRRAEDEKRRNDREQEYIRRQLEEEQRHLEMLQEQLLREQAMLLADERYRKNIQGSPQTAPPPKQPPLPPRSSEPFSNGSSASEASAMHRPMEPQVQWSHLAALKSSNSAAPSPPPPPVVSRSQSFSEPGGVTSSFAQLHLRSQDPHHHHHHHPSPARTDPQPQPPLHHPQAHTRAEHQASSEEVPPKVPVRTTSRSPVLSRRESPLPSQPGNQGGQRNAGGNVEQRPLWDRVEKLQPRPGSGSSSGSSNSSSQASPGDRFRPRCESPASSKSEGSPLQRPDNVPKKQDEKNLARPTRPADLTALAKELRAVDDVRPHHKVTDYSSSSEESGTTDEEDDEEVDQEAGEESTSGAEDSRAGYPHGFCRRLSNGETESARTMLVEDSESEQAITPSKDGTLVIRQSTVDIKRLVNLSSSSSSAGPGHGHGQPQPPSHGLPEKNGFAGRIHHLPDLIQQSHHSPSSSTTIPSASSTSSSSSSSFPSSSSLASPAMSPQNPLDKFTAIESQSESNSMSKHKSSSSFTPFIDPRLLQISPSSGSSLNNMAGFGQDGRLADPLRSDPSRKGSVVNVNPVNTRPPSDTPEIRKYKKRFNSEILCAALWGVNLLVGTESGLMLLDRSGQGKVYPLINRRRIQQMDVLEGLNVLVTISGKKNKLRVYYLSWLRNKILHNDPEVEKKQGWVNVGDLEGCVHYKVVKYERIKFLVLALKNAVEVYAWAPKPYHKFMAFKSFGDLVHKPLLVDLTVEEGQRLKVIYGSCSGFHAVDVDSGAVYDIYLPTHIQTSIQCHAIIILPNTDGIELLVCYEDEGVYVNTYGRITKDVVLQWGEMPTSVAYIRSNQIMGWGEKAIEIRSVETGHLDGVFMHKRAQRLKFLCERNDKVFFASVRPGGASQVYFMTLGRTSLMSW; encoded by the exons ATGGCGAACGACTCTCCAGCTAAAAGTCTGGTAGACATAGACTTGGCTTCGTTGCGG gATCCAGCTGGGATATTTGAATTGGTGGAGGTAGTTGGAAATGGCACCTATGGACAAGTATACAAG GGGCGTCATGTCAAGACTGGACAGCTGGCTGCCATCAAAGTCATGGACGTCACAGAG gatgaagaggaggaaattaAACTGGAGATCAATATGTTGAAGAAGTATTCCCACCACCGAAACATAGCCACCTACTATGGTGCTTTCATTAAAAAGAGCCCCCCGGGACACGATGACCAGCTATGG TTGGTGATGGAGTTCTGTGGAGCTGGTTCGATCACAGACCTGGTGAAGAACACCAAGGGGAACCAGCTGAAGGAAGACTGGATCGCCTACATCTCCAGAGAGATCCTAAGG gGCCTTGCCCACCTACATGCCCACCACGTCATCCACCGTGACATCAAGGGCCAGAACGTCCTGTTGACTGAGAATGCCGAAGTCAAACTAG TTGACTTTGGCGTGAGTGCTCAGCTGGACAGGACAGTGGGGAGGAGGAACACCTTCATTGGCACCCCTTATTGGATGGCCCCTGAGGTCATTGCTTGTGACGAGAACCCAGACGCCACATATGATTACAGA AGTGATCTGTGGTCTTGTGGTATCACAGCTATTGAAATGGCTGAAGGAGCACCAC CACTTTGTGACATGCACCCAATGCGTGCACTCTTCCTCATTCCAAGAAACCCTCCTCCCCGGCTCAAATCTAAAAAATG GTCCAAAAAGTTTTTTAGTTTCATCGAGGGCTGTCTGGTGAAGAACTACACGCAGCGCCCCCcgacagagcagctgctgaagcaCCCCTTCATCCGAGACCAGCCCAACGAGAGGCAAGTCCGCATTCAGCTCAAAGACCACATCGACCGCaccaagaagaagagaggagagaagg ATGAGACAGAGTATGAGTACAGTggcagtgaagaggaggaagaggatccTCCAGAGCAGGAGGGGGAACCCAG CTCCATTGTCAATGTGCCAGGTGAGTCAACTCTGCGCCGCGACTTCATCCGCCTGCAGCAGGAGAACAAGGAGCGATCAGAGGCCCTCCGTcgccagcagctcctccaggagCAGCAGCTCCGGGAGCAGGAGGAGTACAAGCGCCAACTTCTGGCCGAGAGGCAGAAGCGCATTGAGCAacagaaggagcagaggaggcggCTGGAGGAG CAACAGCGACGCGAGCGGGAGATGAGGAGGCAACAGGAGCGCGAGCAGCGTCGTCGTGAGCAAGAGGAGAAGAGGCGTATTGAGGAGATGGATCGTCGACGtaaagaagaggaggaacgCCGGAGGGCAGAGGATGAGAAGAGAAGGAACGATCGTGAACAG GAGTACATCAGGcgtcagctggaggaggagcagagacacctggagatgctgcaggagcagctgctcCGTGAACAGGCCATGCTGCTG GCCGACGAGCGGTACCGTAAGAACATTCAGGGCTCCCCTCAGACTGCCCCTCCTCCCAAGCAGCCCCCTCTGCCTCCCCGCTCCTCTGAACCGTTCTCCAATGGTAGCTCCGCCTCCGAGGCCTCCGCCATGCACCGGCCAATGGAGCCTCAG GTCCAGTGGTCCCACCTGGCCgctttaaaaagcagcaacagcgccgccccctctcctcctcctccgcccgtGGTCTCTCGCTCCCAGTCCTTCAGCGAGCCCGGCGGCGTGACCTCTAGCTTTGCACAACTCCACCTGCGTTCCCAGGAcccccaccatcaccaccaccaccacccatcGCCCGCACGCACTGACCCACAGCCCCAACctcccctccaccacccccAGGCCCACACTAGGGCCGAACACCAGGCCAGCAGCGAGGAGGTACCACCTAAG GTCCCGGTAAGGACAACATCCAGGTCTCCAGTGCTGTCGCGCCGTGAGTCCCCTCTGCCATCACAACCCGGCAACCAGGGCGGACAGAGGAACGCTGGCGG TAATGTGGAGCAGCGCCCACTGTGGGACCGCGTGGAGAAGCTGCAGCCTCGGCCAGGCAGCGGCAGCTCCTCCGGCTCCTCCAACTCCAGCTCCCAGGCCAGTCCTGGTGACCGCTTCAGGCCACGCTGTGAGTCCCCTG CTTCCTCCAAATCTGAAGGGTCGCCACTCCAGCGGCCCGACAATGTTcccaaaaaacaagatgaaaagaaCCTCGCCAGACCTACTCGACCAGCT GACCTGACAGCTCTGGCCAAGGAGCTTCGTGCAGTAGACGACGTGAGGCCTCACCACAAGGTCACGGACTACTCCTCATCAAGCGAGGAGTCGGGCACCACTGACGAGGAAGACGATGAGGAGGTGGACCAGGAGGCGGGAGAGGAATCCACCTCTGGAGCCGAGGACTCCAGGGCTGG ATATCCCCATGGCTTCTGCAGGAGGCTGAGTAACGGGGAGACGGAGTCTGCTAGGACTATGCTGGTTGAGGACTCAGAGAGCGAGCAAGCCATTACGCCCTCCAAGGATGGCACGCTGGTCATCAGACAG AGCACAGTTGACATAAAGCGGTTGGTCAatctctcatcctcctcctcctcggctgGCCCTGGCCACGGCCACGGCCAGCCCCAACCCCCCAGCCACGGCCTCCCAGAGAAAAACGGCTTTGCCGGCCGTATACACCACCTACCAGACCTTATCCAGCAGAGCCATCACTCCCCTTCCTCTTCCACGACCATCCCTTCCgcatcctccacctcctcctcctcctcctcctccttcccctcatCATCTAGCCTTGCCAGTCCTGCCATGTCCCCACAGAACCCCCTGGACAAGTTCACTGCCATCGAG TCCCAGTCAGAGAGCAACTCCATGTCCAAACACaagtcttcctcttccttcaccCCCTTCATCGACCCCCGTCTTCTCCAGATCTCTCCATCCAGTGGCAGCTCCCTCAACAACATGG CAGGATTTGGGCAGGACGGACGGCTGGCGGACCCTCTGAGGTCCGACCCTTCCCGTAAAGGCTCAGTGGTCAACGTCAACCCAGTCAACACGCGCCCGCCCAGCGACACACCTGAGATTCGCAAGTACAAGAAGAGGTTCAACTCTGAGATTCTGTGTGCTGCACTGTGGG GAGTGAACCTGCTGGTGGGGACAGAGAGCGGTCTGATGCTGCTGGATCGAAGCGGTCAGGGGAAGGTCTACCCGCTGATCAACAGACGACGCATCCAGCAAATGGATGTCCTGGAGGGACTCAATGTCTTGGTCACCATATCAG GTAAAAAGAACAAGCTGCGAGTGTATTACCTGTCGTGGCTGAGAAACAAAATTTTGCACAATGACCCTGAGGTGGAGAAGAAGCAGGGTTGGGTTAACGTGGGCGACCTGGAGGGTTGCGTCCACTACAAAGTTG tgaaataTGAAAGGATTAAGTTCTTGGTGCTGGCCTTGAAGAACGCTGTGGAGGTGTACGCCTGGGCGCCCAAACCCTACCACAAATTCATGGCCTTCAAG TCTTTTGGTGACCTGGTGCACAAGCCTCTGCTGGTTGACCTGACAGTGGAGGAAGGTCAGAGGTTAAAGGTCATCTACGGCTCCTGCTCAGGCTTCCATGCCGTGGATGTGGACTCCGGTGCCGTCTACGACATCTACCTGCCCACACAC ATCCAGACCAGCATTCAGTGCCACGCCATCATCATCTTGCCCAACACTGACGGGATCGAGCTGCTGGTGTGTTACGAGGACGAGGGCGTCTACGTCAACACCTACGGACGCATCACCAAGGACGTGGTGCTGCAGTGGGGAGAGATGCCAACTTCAGTGG CCTACATTAGGTCAAACCAGATCATGGGCTGGGGTGAGAAGGCCATAGAGATCCGCTCAGTGGAGACGGGCCACCTGGACGGCGTCTTCATGCACAAGAGAGCCCAGAGACTCAAGTTCCTTTGTGAGAGGAATGACAAG GTCTTCTTCGCCTCTGTGCGCCCCGGAGGTGCCAGCCAGGTGTACTTTATGACCCTGGGACGCACTTCTCTTATGAGCTGGTAG